In the Drosophila takahashii strain IR98-3 E-12201 chromosome 3R, DtakHiC1v2, whole genome shotgun sequence genome, one interval contains:
- the stac gene encoding protein unc-13 homolog 4B isoform X2 yields the protein MLKGYFRRSELRLFDKIRLQDGDDGFFEKFGSLLRQKSQIDEGVLKSSLAPFEENGSAEAEESDESPDGTLQCSQDPECTSIDTFATESTLASTSDNDISASVLESAPVMNVTDLYEEILFEIFNNIGCENNEECTNSLVEFVQDAFKIPNATHVEICEAARLKEPPNVRLNVEIIKAENLMSKDSNGLSDPFVTLYLESNGSHRYNSSVKPATLNPIWEEHFSLPITENARDEVLIVEVWDFDAAETVKEKVNKILDVKGVKGLSKLMKEIAVTASSGKHDNELIGRAAITLKSIPVSGLTVWYNLEKGSKGRSRGSLLVNLALSAEKNKSVAVQEHKNLLKLLLMYELETSQVANYWWSGKFSPNAELIRSQHAAQSGLTPFDCALSQWHAYSTIHETHKLNFTLFNSILDIVVPVITYMQNDSEDVKTFWDGVRRLLPSCFAVLRKLRSKNTSDKNIIRALNEVLDILKKIKELEVPESADIFPKSVYGWLHTNETDETCNIDTAIVDAINTGTKEWLEHIVEGSRQSKNTETDDEKLQYIIKLIQMVRSDLQRAMEYFDKIFYHKIQINYSAILYLFYDSKLAEICKSIIIEVCNNIKRLDVPDDQFLYLPNLENVNMGTTLFEVYLILKRYVQLGESLCSESLELANFYPWFERGVTHWLDISIIKALSRIQKAIDLDQLKAVDETVKYSSSAVDTLSIFYQIKIFWQQLDWPEVEGSYIFVAKIVNDLCRCCIFYAQQMSRRVENIFIADDNNKNFTLSEEWCIAINNMDYIRQSLPSFIKELSIDDIIKRLGEYRTNLEAERCASTIKTVIENALDTERNQIVELIEIVARRMAPPIKRYLAEGAEVLAKDSNSMDQLMMYLEGSLTTLYDTLNEVNFQRILDGIWSELSIIMYDLIQSNLDKRRPPAFFQNLNNTLQTMMDCFKMGNLQTSDIKILSSIQSRLRLYSLETADLIHQYYLERLENQKNQESSPYGQLTVTAELTDSGLLLTILNARNLMPMDSNGSVDSFVKASFMPTSRFNDVTTVKTNVHNKSCFPLYDQEFRITLSEQQRNEKNSLIVFSVKDKDLFGMSTKYLAESYISFEDLEVTPPGEQIMMNLSRPEYTDSDSLRALEYRQGDKQAKDFLKKLKNRSFS from the exons ATGTTGAAGGGCTATTTCCGGCGTTCAGAATTAAGGCTTTTCGACAAGATAAG ACTGCAAGATGGAGATGATggctttttcgaaaaatttggATCCCTTTTGCGGCAAAAATCCCAAATTGATGAGGGTGTCCTGAAAAGCTCCCTTGCTCCTTTTGAGGAAAATGGCAGTGCCGAGGCAGAGGAGTCCGACGAAAGTCCCGATGGCACCCTACAATGCAGCCAGGATCCGGAGTGCACCAGCATCGATACCTTTGCCACGGAAAGTACCTTGGCATCGACTTCTGATAATGATATTAGCGCATCCGTTTTGGAATCGGCTCCTGTAATGAAT GTTACAGATCTGTATGAagagattttatttgaaattttcaacAACATTGGCTGTGAAAACAACGAAGAGTGCACCAACAGTTTGGTTGAATTTGTGCAGGATGCATTCAAAATTCCGAACGCAACGCATGTGGAAATCTGTGAGGCGGCTAGATTGAAAGAACCACCCAATGTTAGATTAAATGTCGAGATTATCAAGGCCGAAAACTTAATGTCCAAGGATTCAAATGGCCTATCCGATCCGTTTGTGACCCTATACTTAGAGTCGAATGGTTCCCATCGATATAATTCATCTGTAAAACCTGCCACATTAAATCCTATATGGGAGGAGCACTTTTCACT GCCGATTACTGAGAATGCTCGAGACGAAGTGCTTATCGTTGAAGTCTG GGACTTTGATGCCGCGGAGACggttaaagaaaaagtcaaCAAAATCCTGGATGTGAAGGGTGTAAAGGGTCTGAGTAAGCTAATGAAAGAAATAGCAGTGACCGCTTCATCCGGAAAACATGACAATGAATTAATTGGGAGAGCTGCAATTACCCTTAAG TCTATTCCAGTTTCTGGTCTAACCGTTTGGTATAATCTCGAGAAGGGAAGCAAGGGCCGGAGTCGAGGATCTCTCTTGGTGAATCTCGCTTTGAGTGCGGAAAAGAACAAAAGTGTCGCCGTGCAGGAGCACAAGAATTTACTTAAACTTTTGCTAATGTACGAGTTGGAAACCTCGCAGGTGGCCAACTACTGGTGGAGCGGAAAGTTCAGTCCCAATGCCGAACTTATTCGATCGCAGCACGCTGCCCAAAGTGGATTGACCCCGTTTGACTGCGCCCTTAGCCAGTGGCACGCCTACAGCACCATTCATGAAACACACAAACTCAATTTCACACTCTTCAATTCTATTCTGGATATTGTGGTGCCGGTTATCACCTACATGCAGAATGATTCGGAGGATGTTAAAACATTCTGGGATGGAGTTAGGAGGCTTCTGCCCTCGTGCTTCGCTGTCCTACGGAAATTGAGGTCCAAAAACACCAgtgataaaaatataataagagCACTGAATGAAGTGCTGGATATTCTAAAGAAGATTAAGGAACTGGAGGTGCCGGAAAGTGCAGATATTTTCCCCAAATCGGTTTACGGCTGGCTACACACAAACGAAACCGATGAAACGTGCAATATTGACACTGCCATAGTGGATGCCATCAATACCGGGACAAAGGAATGGCTGGAGCACATAGTGGAGGGCAGCAGGCAGTCCAAAAACACAGAAACCGATGATGAAAAGCTGCAGTACATCATTAAACTCATACAAATGGTACGGTCTGACCTACAACGTGCAATGGAATactttgataaaatattttacca cAAAATTCAGATTAACTATTCCGCAATACTATATTTATTCTATGACTCAAAACTTGCTGAAATTTGTAAATCCATTATAATAGAAGTGTGCAATAATATTAAGCGACTGGATGTGCCAGACGATCAATTCTTATATCTACCGAATCTTGAGAATGTAAATATGGGAACAACTTTATTCGAAGTCTACTTAATACTCAAGCGATATGTCCAATTAG gagAATCGCTTTGTTCCGAAAGCCTGGAACTGGCCAACTTTTATCCCTGGTTCGAGAGGGGAGTTACTCATTGGCTGGATATTTCTATCATTAAGGCTTTAAGCCGCATACAGAAGGCAATTGATTTGGATCAGCTGAAAGCTGTGGACGAAACAGTTAAATACAGTTCTTCCGCTGTGGACACTCTTTCAATATTTTACCAAATTAAGATATTTTGGCAACAACTTGACTGGCCAGAAGTCGAGGGTTCCTACATATTTGTGGCCAAAATTGTCAAT gACCTTTGTCGGTGCTGCATATTTTATGCTCAACAGATGTCTCGCAGAGtcgaaaacattttcattgccgatgataataataagaatttca ccTTGTCAGAAGAATGGTGCATAGCCATAAACAACATGGATTACATCCGCCAGAGCTTACCTTCATTCATAAAG gaACTTAGCATTGATGATATAATTAAGAGATTGGGCGAGTATCGCACGAACTTAGAGGCTGAACGATGTGCTAGTACCATCAAAACTGTAATCGAAAACGCTTTAGACACCGAACGCAATCAGATCGTTGAGCTTATAGAAATTGTAGCCCGAAGAATGGCACCGCCCATTAAACGATATCTGGCGGAAGGTGCTGAGGTCCTCGCCAAGGACTCCAACTCGATGGATCAGTTGATGATGTACTTGGAGGGCTCGTTGACAACGCTTTACGATACTCTCAATGAAGTCAACTTTCAAAGGATATTGGATGGCATTTGGTCTGAGCTTTCAATTATAATGTACGACCTTATTCAATCCAATCTTGAC AAACGTCGACCACCAGctttctttcaaaatttaaacaacACTCTTCAGACAATGATGGATTGCTTCAAAATGGGAAACCTTCAGACTTCGGACATTAAGATTCTGTCTTCAATTCAGAGTAGACTCAGGCTGTATTCACTGGAAACAGCCGATCTAATTCATCAGTATTATTTGGAGCGTCTGGAAAACCAAAAGAACCAAGAGTCATCTCCCTATGGGCAACTTACTGTAACGGCTGAACTAACTGATTCTGGGTTACTG ttaactattttaaatgcaCGCAACCTAATGCCAATGGATTCGAATGGATCGGTGGATTCCTTTGTTAAAGCTAGCTTCATGCCTACAAGCCGATTCAATGATGTTACAACAGTGAAGACTAACGTGCACAACAAAAGTTGCTTTCCACTTTACGATCAGGAGTTTCGTAT AACCTTGAGTGAGCAACAGCGTAATGAGAAAAACAGTCTAATTGTATTCAGCGTCAAAGATAAAGATCTGTTCGGAATGTCCACCAAGTATTTAGCAGAGAGCTATATCTCATTCGAAGATCTCGAGGTAACGCCACCAGGCGAACAAATTATGATGAACTTATCCAGACCAGAATACACAG ATTCCGATTCGCTACGAGCCCTGGAATACAGACAAGGTGATAAACAAGCCAAGgactttcttaaaaaattgaaaaaccgATCCTTCTCCTAA
- the stac gene encoding protein unc-13 homolog 4B isoform X1 — MDEEQMWKGFFFKLQELKMNPPTEHEHQLQDGDDGFFEKFGSLLRQKSQIDEGVLKSSLAPFEENGSAEAEESDESPDGTLQCSQDPECTSIDTFATESTLASTSDNDISASVLESAPVMNVTDLYEEILFEIFNNIGCENNEECTNSLVEFVQDAFKIPNATHVEICEAARLKEPPNVRLNVEIIKAENLMSKDSNGLSDPFVTLYLESNGSHRYNSSVKPATLNPIWEEHFSLPITENARDEVLIVEVWDFDAAETVKEKVNKILDVKGVKGLSKLMKEIAVTASSGKHDNELIGRAAITLKSIPVSGLTVWYNLEKGSKGRSRGSLLVNLALSAEKNKSVAVQEHKNLLKLLLMYELETSQVANYWWSGKFSPNAELIRSQHAAQSGLTPFDCALSQWHAYSTIHETHKLNFTLFNSILDIVVPVITYMQNDSEDVKTFWDGVRRLLPSCFAVLRKLRSKNTSDKNIIRALNEVLDILKKIKELEVPESADIFPKSVYGWLHTNETDETCNIDTAIVDAINTGTKEWLEHIVEGSRQSKNTETDDEKLQYIIKLIQMVRSDLQRAMEYFDKIFYHKIQINYSAILYLFYDSKLAEICKSIIIEVCNNIKRLDVPDDQFLYLPNLENVNMGTTLFEVYLILKRYVQLGESLCSESLELANFYPWFERGVTHWLDISIIKALSRIQKAIDLDQLKAVDETVKYSSSAVDTLSIFYQIKIFWQQLDWPEVEGSYIFVAKIVNDLCRCCIFYAQQMSRRVENIFIADDNNKNFTLSEEWCIAINNMDYIRQSLPSFIKELSIDDIIKRLGEYRTNLEAERCASTIKTVIENALDTERNQIVELIEIVARRMAPPIKRYLAEGAEVLAKDSNSMDQLMMYLEGSLTTLYDTLNEVNFQRILDGIWSELSIIMYDLIQSNLDKRRPPAFFQNLNNTLQTMMDCFKMGNLQTSDIKILSSIQSRLRLYSLETADLIHQYYLERLENQKNQESSPYGQLTVTAELTDSGLLLTILNARNLMPMDSNGSVDSFVKASFMPTSRFNDVTTVKTNVHNKSCFPLYDQEFRITLSEQQRNEKNSLIVFSVKDKDLFGMSTKYLAESYISFEDLEVTPPGEQIMMNLSRPEYTDSDSLRALEYRQGDKQAKDFLKKLKNRSFS, encoded by the exons ATGGACGAGGAACAAATGTGGAAGGGGTTCTTCTTCAAGTTGCAGGAACTCAAAATGAATCCGCCCACAGAGCATGAACACCA ACTGCAAGATGGAGATGATggctttttcgaaaaatttggATCCCTTTTGCGGCAAAAATCCCAAATTGATGAGGGTGTCCTGAAAAGCTCCCTTGCTCCTTTTGAGGAAAATGGCAGTGCCGAGGCAGAGGAGTCCGACGAAAGTCCCGATGGCACCCTACAATGCAGCCAGGATCCGGAGTGCACCAGCATCGATACCTTTGCCACGGAAAGTACCTTGGCATCGACTTCTGATAATGATATTAGCGCATCCGTTTTGGAATCGGCTCCTGTAATGAAT GTTACAGATCTGTATGAagagattttatttgaaattttcaacAACATTGGCTGTGAAAACAACGAAGAGTGCACCAACAGTTTGGTTGAATTTGTGCAGGATGCATTCAAAATTCCGAACGCAACGCATGTGGAAATCTGTGAGGCGGCTAGATTGAAAGAACCACCCAATGTTAGATTAAATGTCGAGATTATCAAGGCCGAAAACTTAATGTCCAAGGATTCAAATGGCCTATCCGATCCGTTTGTGACCCTATACTTAGAGTCGAATGGTTCCCATCGATATAATTCATCTGTAAAACCTGCCACATTAAATCCTATATGGGAGGAGCACTTTTCACT GCCGATTACTGAGAATGCTCGAGACGAAGTGCTTATCGTTGAAGTCTG GGACTTTGATGCCGCGGAGACggttaaagaaaaagtcaaCAAAATCCTGGATGTGAAGGGTGTAAAGGGTCTGAGTAAGCTAATGAAAGAAATAGCAGTGACCGCTTCATCCGGAAAACATGACAATGAATTAATTGGGAGAGCTGCAATTACCCTTAAG TCTATTCCAGTTTCTGGTCTAACCGTTTGGTATAATCTCGAGAAGGGAAGCAAGGGCCGGAGTCGAGGATCTCTCTTGGTGAATCTCGCTTTGAGTGCGGAAAAGAACAAAAGTGTCGCCGTGCAGGAGCACAAGAATTTACTTAAACTTTTGCTAATGTACGAGTTGGAAACCTCGCAGGTGGCCAACTACTGGTGGAGCGGAAAGTTCAGTCCCAATGCCGAACTTATTCGATCGCAGCACGCTGCCCAAAGTGGATTGACCCCGTTTGACTGCGCCCTTAGCCAGTGGCACGCCTACAGCACCATTCATGAAACACACAAACTCAATTTCACACTCTTCAATTCTATTCTGGATATTGTGGTGCCGGTTATCACCTACATGCAGAATGATTCGGAGGATGTTAAAACATTCTGGGATGGAGTTAGGAGGCTTCTGCCCTCGTGCTTCGCTGTCCTACGGAAATTGAGGTCCAAAAACACCAgtgataaaaatataataagagCACTGAATGAAGTGCTGGATATTCTAAAGAAGATTAAGGAACTGGAGGTGCCGGAAAGTGCAGATATTTTCCCCAAATCGGTTTACGGCTGGCTACACACAAACGAAACCGATGAAACGTGCAATATTGACACTGCCATAGTGGATGCCATCAATACCGGGACAAAGGAATGGCTGGAGCACATAGTGGAGGGCAGCAGGCAGTCCAAAAACACAGAAACCGATGATGAAAAGCTGCAGTACATCATTAAACTCATACAAATGGTACGGTCTGACCTACAACGTGCAATGGAATactttgataaaatattttacca cAAAATTCAGATTAACTATTCCGCAATACTATATTTATTCTATGACTCAAAACTTGCTGAAATTTGTAAATCCATTATAATAGAAGTGTGCAATAATATTAAGCGACTGGATGTGCCAGACGATCAATTCTTATATCTACCGAATCTTGAGAATGTAAATATGGGAACAACTTTATTCGAAGTCTACTTAATACTCAAGCGATATGTCCAATTAG gagAATCGCTTTGTTCCGAAAGCCTGGAACTGGCCAACTTTTATCCCTGGTTCGAGAGGGGAGTTACTCATTGGCTGGATATTTCTATCATTAAGGCTTTAAGCCGCATACAGAAGGCAATTGATTTGGATCAGCTGAAAGCTGTGGACGAAACAGTTAAATACAGTTCTTCCGCTGTGGACACTCTTTCAATATTTTACCAAATTAAGATATTTTGGCAACAACTTGACTGGCCAGAAGTCGAGGGTTCCTACATATTTGTGGCCAAAATTGTCAAT gACCTTTGTCGGTGCTGCATATTTTATGCTCAACAGATGTCTCGCAGAGtcgaaaacattttcattgccgatgataataataagaatttca ccTTGTCAGAAGAATGGTGCATAGCCATAAACAACATGGATTACATCCGCCAGAGCTTACCTTCATTCATAAAG gaACTTAGCATTGATGATATAATTAAGAGATTGGGCGAGTATCGCACGAACTTAGAGGCTGAACGATGTGCTAGTACCATCAAAACTGTAATCGAAAACGCTTTAGACACCGAACGCAATCAGATCGTTGAGCTTATAGAAATTGTAGCCCGAAGAATGGCACCGCCCATTAAACGATATCTGGCGGAAGGTGCTGAGGTCCTCGCCAAGGACTCCAACTCGATGGATCAGTTGATGATGTACTTGGAGGGCTCGTTGACAACGCTTTACGATACTCTCAATGAAGTCAACTTTCAAAGGATATTGGATGGCATTTGGTCTGAGCTTTCAATTATAATGTACGACCTTATTCAATCCAATCTTGAC AAACGTCGACCACCAGctttctttcaaaatttaaacaacACTCTTCAGACAATGATGGATTGCTTCAAAATGGGAAACCTTCAGACTTCGGACATTAAGATTCTGTCTTCAATTCAGAGTAGACTCAGGCTGTATTCACTGGAAACAGCCGATCTAATTCATCAGTATTATTTGGAGCGTCTGGAAAACCAAAAGAACCAAGAGTCATCTCCCTATGGGCAACTTACTGTAACGGCTGAACTAACTGATTCTGGGTTACTG ttaactattttaaatgcaCGCAACCTAATGCCAATGGATTCGAATGGATCGGTGGATTCCTTTGTTAAAGCTAGCTTCATGCCTACAAGCCGATTCAATGATGTTACAACAGTGAAGACTAACGTGCACAACAAAAGTTGCTTTCCACTTTACGATCAGGAGTTTCGTAT AACCTTGAGTGAGCAACAGCGTAATGAGAAAAACAGTCTAATTGTATTCAGCGTCAAAGATAAAGATCTGTTCGGAATGTCCACCAAGTATTTAGCAGAGAGCTATATCTCATTCGAAGATCTCGAGGTAACGCCACCAGGCGAACAAATTATGATGAACTTATCCAGACCAGAATACACAG ATTCCGATTCGCTACGAGCCCTGGAATACAGACAAGGTGATAAACAAGCCAAGgactttcttaaaaaattgaaaaaccgATCCTTCTCCTAA
- the stac gene encoding protein unc-13 homolog 4B isoform X3, with product MSYLSLPRVLSKFGSQNHNPSNQSSKTNSLNRSRSRTGCDDIRLSRKASSTQSLNKPFERRMSILNRNGSISSRHFRGVHKHLLDSHAKAVCHSMTVTDLYEEILFEIFNNIGCENNEECTNSLVEFVQDAFKIPNATHVEICEAARLKEPPNVRLNVEIIKAENLMSKDSNGLSDPFVTLYLESNGSHRYNSSVKPATLNPIWEEHFSLPITENARDEVLIVEVWDFDAAETVKEKVNKILDVKGVKGLSKLMKEIAVTASSGKHDNELIGRAAITLKSIPVSGLTVWYNLEKGSKGRSRGSLLVNLALSAEKNKSVAVQEHKNLLKLLLMYELETSQVANYWWSGKFSPNAELIRSQHAAQSGLTPFDCALSQWHAYSTIHETHKLNFTLFNSILDIVVPVITYMQNDSEDVKTFWDGVRRLLPSCFAVLRKLRSKNTSDKNIIRALNEVLDILKKIKELEVPESADIFPKSVYGWLHTNETDETCNIDTAIVDAINTGTKEWLEHIVEGSRQSKNTETDDEKLQYIIKLIQMVRSDLQRAMEYFDKIFYHKIQINYSAILYLFYDSKLAEICKSIIIEVCNNIKRLDVPDDQFLYLPNLENVNMGTTLFEVYLILKRYVQLGESLCSESLELANFYPWFERGVTHWLDISIIKALSRIQKAIDLDQLKAVDETVKYSSSAVDTLSIFYQIKIFWQQLDWPEVEGSYIFVAKIVNDLCRCCIFYAQQMSRRVENIFIADDNNKNFTLSEEWCIAINNMDYIRQSLPSFIKELSIDDIIKRLGEYRTNLEAERCASTIKTVIENALDTERNQIVELIEIVARRMAPPIKRYLAEGAEVLAKDSNSMDQLMMYLEGSLTTLYDTLNEVNFQRILDGIWSELSIIMYDLIQSNLDKRRPPAFFQNLNNTLQTMMDCFKMGNLQTSDIKILSSIQSRLRLYSLETADLIHQYYLERLENQKNQESSPYGQLTVTAELTDSGLLLTILNARNLMPMDSNGSVDSFVKASFMPTSRFNDVTTVKTNVHNKSCFPLYDQEFRITLSEQQRNEKNSLIVFSVKDKDLFGMSTKYLAESYISFEDLEVTPPGEQIMMNLSRPEYTDSDSLRALEYRQGDKQAKDFLKKLKNRSFS from the exons ATGAGCTACCTTTCGTTACCACGTGTTCTGAGCAAGTTCGGATCCCAAAATCACAACCCGTCTAACCAAAGTTCGAAAACCAATAGCCTTAACAGATCCAGATCGCGTACCGGATGCGACGATATCAGACTCTCGAGAAAAGCATCCTCAACCCAGTCACTTAATAAGCCATTTGAGCGACGAATGAGCATATTGAATCGAAATGGAAGCATTTCTAGTCGACACTTTCGAGGAGTTCATAAGCATTTACTCGACTCCCATGCCAAGGCGGTTTGCCATTCGATGACC GTTACAGATCTGTATGAagagattttatttgaaattttcaacAACATTGGCTGTGAAAACAACGAAGAGTGCACCAACAGTTTGGTTGAATTTGTGCAGGATGCATTCAAAATTCCGAACGCAACGCATGTGGAAATCTGTGAGGCGGCTAGATTGAAAGAACCACCCAATGTTAGATTAAATGTCGAGATTATCAAGGCCGAAAACTTAATGTCCAAGGATTCAAATGGCCTATCCGATCCGTTTGTGACCCTATACTTAGAGTCGAATGGTTCCCATCGATATAATTCATCTGTAAAACCTGCCACATTAAATCCTATATGGGAGGAGCACTTTTCACT GCCGATTACTGAGAATGCTCGAGACGAAGTGCTTATCGTTGAAGTCTG GGACTTTGATGCCGCGGAGACggttaaagaaaaagtcaaCAAAATCCTGGATGTGAAGGGTGTAAAGGGTCTGAGTAAGCTAATGAAAGAAATAGCAGTGACCGCTTCATCCGGAAAACATGACAATGAATTAATTGGGAGAGCTGCAATTACCCTTAAG TCTATTCCAGTTTCTGGTCTAACCGTTTGGTATAATCTCGAGAAGGGAAGCAAGGGCCGGAGTCGAGGATCTCTCTTGGTGAATCTCGCTTTGAGTGCGGAAAAGAACAAAAGTGTCGCCGTGCAGGAGCACAAGAATTTACTTAAACTTTTGCTAATGTACGAGTTGGAAACCTCGCAGGTGGCCAACTACTGGTGGAGCGGAAAGTTCAGTCCCAATGCCGAACTTATTCGATCGCAGCACGCTGCCCAAAGTGGATTGACCCCGTTTGACTGCGCCCTTAGCCAGTGGCACGCCTACAGCACCATTCATGAAACACACAAACTCAATTTCACACTCTTCAATTCTATTCTGGATATTGTGGTGCCGGTTATCACCTACATGCAGAATGATTCGGAGGATGTTAAAACATTCTGGGATGGAGTTAGGAGGCTTCTGCCCTCGTGCTTCGCTGTCCTACGGAAATTGAGGTCCAAAAACACCAgtgataaaaatataataagagCACTGAATGAAGTGCTGGATATTCTAAAGAAGATTAAGGAACTGGAGGTGCCGGAAAGTGCAGATATTTTCCCCAAATCGGTTTACGGCTGGCTACACACAAACGAAACCGATGAAACGTGCAATATTGACACTGCCATAGTGGATGCCATCAATACCGGGACAAAGGAATGGCTGGAGCACATAGTGGAGGGCAGCAGGCAGTCCAAAAACACAGAAACCGATGATGAAAAGCTGCAGTACATCATTAAACTCATACAAATGGTACGGTCTGACCTACAACGTGCAATGGAATactttgataaaatattttacca cAAAATTCAGATTAACTATTCCGCAATACTATATTTATTCTATGACTCAAAACTTGCTGAAATTTGTAAATCCATTATAATAGAAGTGTGCAATAATATTAAGCGACTGGATGTGCCAGACGATCAATTCTTATATCTACCGAATCTTGAGAATGTAAATATGGGAACAACTTTATTCGAAGTCTACTTAATACTCAAGCGATATGTCCAATTAG gagAATCGCTTTGTTCCGAAAGCCTGGAACTGGCCAACTTTTATCCCTGGTTCGAGAGGGGAGTTACTCATTGGCTGGATATTTCTATCATTAAGGCTTTAAGCCGCATACAGAAGGCAATTGATTTGGATCAGCTGAAAGCTGTGGACGAAACAGTTAAATACAGTTCTTCCGCTGTGGACACTCTTTCAATATTTTACCAAATTAAGATATTTTGGCAACAACTTGACTGGCCAGAAGTCGAGGGTTCCTACATATTTGTGGCCAAAATTGTCAAT gACCTTTGTCGGTGCTGCATATTTTATGCTCAACAGATGTCTCGCAGAGtcgaaaacattttcattgccgatgataataataagaatttca ccTTGTCAGAAGAATGGTGCATAGCCATAAACAACATGGATTACATCCGCCAGAGCTTACCTTCATTCATAAAG gaACTTAGCATTGATGATATAATTAAGAGATTGGGCGAGTATCGCACGAACTTAGAGGCTGAACGATGTGCTAGTACCATCAAAACTGTAATCGAAAACGCTTTAGACACCGAACGCAATCAGATCGTTGAGCTTATAGAAATTGTAGCCCGAAGAATGGCACCGCCCATTAAACGATATCTGGCGGAAGGTGCTGAGGTCCTCGCCAAGGACTCCAACTCGATGGATCAGTTGATGATGTACTTGGAGGGCTCGTTGACAACGCTTTACGATACTCTCAATGAAGTCAACTTTCAAAGGATATTGGATGGCATTTGGTCTGAGCTTTCAATTATAATGTACGACCTTATTCAATCCAATCTTGAC AAACGTCGACCACCAGctttctttcaaaatttaaacaacACTCTTCAGACAATGATGGATTGCTTCAAAATGGGAAACCTTCAGACTTCGGACATTAAGATTCTGTCTTCAATTCAGAGTAGACTCAGGCTGTATTCACTGGAAACAGCCGATCTAATTCATCAGTATTATTTGGAGCGTCTGGAAAACCAAAAGAACCAAGAGTCATCTCCCTATGGGCAACTTACTGTAACGGCTGAACTAACTGATTCTGGGTTACTG ttaactattttaaatgcaCGCAACCTAATGCCAATGGATTCGAATGGATCGGTGGATTCCTTTGTTAAAGCTAGCTTCATGCCTACAAGCCGATTCAATGATGTTACAACAGTGAAGACTAACGTGCACAACAAAAGTTGCTTTCCACTTTACGATCAGGAGTTTCGTAT AACCTTGAGTGAGCAACAGCGTAATGAGAAAAACAGTCTAATTGTATTCAGCGTCAAAGATAAAGATCTGTTCGGAATGTCCACCAAGTATTTAGCAGAGAGCTATATCTCATTCGAAGATCTCGAGGTAACGCCACCAGGCGAACAAATTATGATGAACTTATCCAGACCAGAATACACAG ATTCCGATTCGCTACGAGCCCTGGAATACAGACAAGGTGATAAACAAGCCAAGgactttcttaaaaaattgaaaaaccgATCCTTCTCCTAA
- the veli gene encoding protein lin-7 homolog C has product MADNAEPLTLSRDVKRSIELLEKLQASGDFPTTKLAALQKVLNSEFMTSVREVYEHVYETVDIQGSHDVRASATAKATVAAFAASEGHAHPRVVELPKTEEGLGFNVMGGKEQNSPIYISRIIPGGVADRHGGLKRGDQLLSVNGVSVEGENHEKAVELLKQAVGSVKLVVRYTPKVLEEMEMRFDKQRNTRRRQ; this is encoded by the exons ATGGCTGATAACGCAGAACCACTGACTCTATCGAGAG ATGTCAAAAGATCGATAGAGCTCTTGGAAAAACTGCAGGCTAGTGGAGATTTCCCCACAACAAAACTGGCTGCCCTGCAGAAGGTGCTAAACTCCGAGTTCATGACGTCAGTGCGGGAGGTGTACGAACATGTCTACGAGACCGTTGATATTCAAGGATCCCATGACGTCAGGGCCTCTGCCACCGCCAAGGCGACCGTGGCTGCCTTTGCCGCCAGCGAGGGACACGCACATCCCCGAGTCGTCGAACTGCCCAAAACGGAGGAGG GCTTAGGTTTTAATGTGATGGGAGGCAAGGAGCAAAACTCGCCCATCTATATTTCCCGTATAATACCTGGAGGAGTTGCCGACAGGCATGGTGGACTAAAACGAGGTGATCAACTGCTGTCTGTCAACGGTGTG TCGGTTGAAGGAGAAAATCACGAAAAGGCCGTTGAGCTTCTCAAGCAAGCTGTTGGATCTGTAAAGTTGGTAGTACGCTATACACCAAAGGTTCTTGAAGAAATGGAAATGCGTTTCGATAAACAACGCAACACACGTCGCCGCCAATAA